A window of Shewanella mesophila contains these coding sequences:
- a CDS encoding molybdopterin-dependent oxidoreductase encodes MDRRDFLKAGSVTAMMTTGVLDAKAATKTEISDAEISRYAPTSLTPDYYFDQDKQLVENPEQRFAFSKCFGCFNVCGARVSIDNKTDRVLRAVGNPYTLTNNAGQPFTMETPPKEAMLQLSAVSGQNQSNRATLCGRGNAVPDAFDDKHRITQCLKRVGKRGENRWKSISYEQLLKEVIEGGDLFGEGKIEGLRAIHDNPALANPHYPDFGPAKNQLLVSTSSEQGARADFLHRFVKESWGTPNIGNKDSYCGHQQVAGCALGCFDAVDEMALPQVDYEETKFAIFIGTNPGLSGNGLNVGSRRLAKARSDRPDFKYVVIDPILRSLTSEVDNNQGEWLPIISGGDTALMFAMMQYIINHDRYRRAYLEAPSQACADAIGEINYTNATYLVVKEHGHPLYNQFLTAEACGLGEAEVKMVIDKATGQLVTGESDQPAELFYKGKLSIGNGGELQVETAFSLLKQRVNETSMRQLSERCGISVAKIEALAKEFTSHGRSVAIETNTGCNASDGGQFAFAMIMLATLVGAHNAKGGMMHMGGVGYAAMYDIYDGPLYNLMDFKHTTLTGFNAERSGDYEQSHEYQQKLAKGLDPYPADQPWNNTFVQDNSGELLVAHANKNPFQFKAWITWATNPIYGCSGLQDQVEESIKDPKQLGLIIALDPYINETNVFADYIVPDSLQYEQWANSRMWGSEFIGDVACVPVVASRNVKTAQGHEVNMEQFLIDISKAIGLPGFGDKAFKGAEGRDFPIHTPADFYVPLFANIAHTGSVLPSPTEEDIAFTSVDRVLPLFKARLKPEEVGPTAYMLTRGGRYERVDERYQGEFFNPMMRMDTQFQVYNESLARVKDSYSGKYHDGQPVYDVDRFWDGSAVREVWKVKEFPFNLSTFKLHLRSPYSVTLPRITALGETNYIHLHEDDAAKFDIKNGDRAQVLSPKGKHIEGIVQADKTVARNTIVVGMGYGHWCFGASDLELDGQLVPGIPSRGTGVCPNPFNVVDPSRKGASLYRDRTFGSTARHGVPVAIRKV; translated from the coding sequence ATGGATCGTAGAGATTTTTTAAAGGCGGGGTCTGTTACCGCCATGATGACAACTGGTGTGTTGGACGCCAAAGCCGCGACAAAGACTGAGATTAGCGATGCCGAGATCAGCCGTTATGCTCCGACGTCGTTGACGCCTGATTACTATTTTGATCAGGACAAGCAACTGGTGGAAAATCCTGAGCAGCGTTTCGCTTTCTCGAAGTGTTTCGGTTGTTTCAACGTCTGCGGTGCTCGGGTCAGCATAGATAACAAGACTGATAGGGTGCTGCGCGCCGTCGGGAACCCCTATACCTTGACCAATAATGCCGGTCAGCCCTTTACCATGGAGACGCCGCCTAAGGAGGCAATGTTACAGCTATCTGCGGTCAGCGGTCAGAACCAGAGCAATCGCGCCACCTTGTGTGGACGCGGTAATGCCGTGCCCGATGCGTTTGATGACAAGCACCGTATCACCCAGTGTCTTAAGCGGGTGGGTAAGCGCGGTGAGAATCGCTGGAAGAGTATCTCCTACGAGCAGCTGCTTAAAGAGGTGATCGAGGGCGGCGATCTGTTCGGAGAGGGCAAGATTGAAGGACTCAGGGCTATTCATGATAACCCTGCGTTAGCTAATCCTCATTATCCCGATTTCGGTCCGGCGAAAAATCAGTTACTGGTCTCCACATCTTCAGAGCAGGGTGCTCGGGCCGATTTTTTACACCGCTTTGTCAAGGAATCCTGGGGCACGCCTAATATAGGCAATAAAGACTCCTACTGTGGCCACCAACAGGTGGCGGGTTGTGCTTTGGGCTGTTTTGACGCTGTCGACGAAATGGCCTTGCCCCAGGTGGATTATGAAGAGACCAAGTTTGCTATTTTCATCGGCACGAATCCTGGGCTGAGTGGTAATGGGCTCAATGTGGGCTCTCGCCGTCTGGCTAAGGCCCGTAGCGATCGCCCTGATTTTAAGTATGTGGTTATCGATCCTATATTGCGTTCCTTAACCTCTGAGGTGGACAATAACCAAGGTGAGTGGTTGCCCATTATTTCGGGTGGCGATACCGCGTTGATGTTTGCCATGATGCAGTACATCATCAACCATGATCGCTATCGCCGTGCCTATTTGGAAGCGCCGAGTCAGGCCTGCGCAGATGCAATTGGTGAGATCAACTACACCAATGCCACCTATCTGGTGGTCAAAGAGCATGGTCATCCTTTGTATAACCAGTTCCTTACAGCCGAAGCCTGTGGCCTGGGCGAGGCCGAGGTCAAGATGGTGATCGACAAGGCCACGGGTCAGCTGGTGACAGGTGAGAGCGATCAACCTGCCGAGCTCTTCTACAAGGGCAAACTGTCGATTGGCAACGGGGGCGAGTTGCAAGTCGAGACCGCCTTCTCACTGCTTAAACAGCGGGTCAACGAGACCTCTATGCGCCAACTCTCCGAACGCTGTGGCATCTCTGTGGCTAAGATAGAGGCGCTGGCCAAGGAATTTACCTCTCATGGTCGTAGTGTGGCAATCGAGACCAATACTGGTTGTAATGCTTCGGACGGCGGACAATTCGCCTTTGCCATGATCATGTTGGCTACCTTGGTGGGTGCTCATAACGCCAAGGGGGGCATGATGCATATGGGGGGCGTGGGCTACGCCGCCATGTATGACATCTACGATGGTCCTCTGTATAACCTAATGGATTTTAAGCATACGACATTGACCGGCTTTAACGCTGAGCGTTCTGGCGACTATGAACAGAGCCATGAATACCAGCAGAAACTGGCCAAGGGGCTAGATCCTTACCCTGCGGATCAGCCATGGAACAACACTTTTGTACAGGATAACAGCGGCGAGCTGCTGGTGGCCCATGCCAACAAGAATCCTTTCCAGTTCAAGGCGTGGATCACCTGGGCGACCAACCCCATCTATGGCTGCTCTGGTTTGCAAGATCAGGTAGAGGAAAGCATAAAAGATCCGAAGCAACTAGGGCTGATCATCGCACTGGATCCCTACATCAACGAGACCAATGTCTTTGCCGACTACATAGTGCCAGACTCACTGCAGTATGAGCAGTGGGCTAACTCACGCATGTGGGGGAGTGAATTTATTGGTGATGTGGCCTGTGTCCCTGTGGTGGCGTCGCGTAACGTCAAGACCGCCCAAGGGCATGAGGTCAACATGGAACAGTTCCTGATCGATATCAGTAAGGCAATAGGTCTGCCAGGCTTTGGTGACAAGGCGTTTAAGGGGGCCGAGGGACGTGATTTCCCTATTCATACGCCGGCAGATTTCTATGTGCCCCTGTTTGCCAATATTGCCCATACAGGCTCTGTGCTGCCATCGCCTACTGAAGAGGATATCGCCTTTACCAGCGTGGATCGCGTGCTGCCACTGTTTAAGGCTAGACTCAAGCCAGAGGAGGTGGGACCAACCGCCTACATGCTTACCCGTGGTGGTCGTTACGAGCGGGTGGATGAGCGCTACCAAGGTGAGTTTTTTAATCCCATGATGCGCATGGACACTCAGTTCCAGGTGTACAACGAGTCGCTTGCACGGGTGAAAGACTCTTATAGTGGTAAGTACCACGACGGCCAACCCGTCTACGATGTGGATCGCTTCTGGGATGGTTCGGCGGTGCGTGAGGTGTGGAAGGTGAAAGAGTTTCCTTTTAACCTTTCTACCTTCAAGCTGCATCTTCGCAGCCCTTATTCTGTAACCCTGCCACGGATCACGGCACTGGGTGAGACTAACTATATTCATCTGCATGAGGATGATGCCGCCAAGTTCGATATCAAGAATGGCGATAGGGCGCAGGTGCTATCTCCCAAAGGGAAACATATCGAGGGGATAGTGCAGGCTGATAAGACGGTGGCTCGTAATACCATAGTGGTGGGCATGGGCTATGGCCACTGGTGCTTCGGCGCCAGCGATCTAGAGCTCGATGGTCAGTTAGTCCCTGGGATTCCATCGAGAGGTACGGGAGTTTGTCCTAATCCCTTCAACGTAGTGGATCCAAGCCGCAAAGGCGCGAGTCTCTATCGCGACAGAACCTTTGGTTCGACAGCGAGACATGGGGTGCCAGTGGCGATTCGTAAGGTGTAA
- the dsrO gene encoding sulfate reduction electron transfer complex DsrMKJOP subunit DsrO has protein sequence MLDRRRTLKLLAGGAIATTGMMFIPAEAVIADIRRQGKKRLAMVIDLGRCNGCKACVVSCGIENGNLPDEHRTQVPQHSVELEGKQYVFNMPILCNNCDKPSCVSVCPTGATFKREQDGIVVVDSELCIGCSYCIQACPYDGVRFIHSDTGTIDKCNFCIQRTSRGLLPACVETCTGGARVFGDINDPESEVSKLIHQHRPLVLQAGKQTSPNVFYIGLTQNESDTAYSINSPQTWQR, from the coding sequence ATGTTAGATAGAAGAAGAACACTCAAACTCCTGGCTGGTGGTGCTATTGCAACCACAGGCATGATGTTTATTCCAGCCGAGGCGGTGATCGCCGACATTCGTCGTCAGGGTAAAAAGCGTCTGGCTATGGTGATCGATCTCGGGCGCTGCAATGGTTGTAAGGCCTGTGTGGTCTCCTGTGGAATAGAAAATGGTAACTTGCCAGATGAGCACAGAACTCAGGTTCCACAACACAGTGTGGAACTAGAGGGTAAGCAGTATGTGTTTAATATGCCTATCCTCTGCAACAATTGCGATAAGCCTTCTTGCGTCTCTGTCTGTCCGACGGGCGCCACTTTTAAGCGTGAGCAGGACGGGATAGTCGTCGTGGACTCAGAGCTATGTATCGGCTGTAGCTATTGTATCCAGGCTTGTCCTTACGATGGAGTGCGCTTTATTCACTCGGATACGGGCACAATAGATAAATGCAACTTCTGTATTCAGCGAACTAGTCGTGGGCTGCTGCCTGCCTGTGTCGAGACCTGTACTGGCGGCGCACGTGTCTTTGGGGATATTAATGATCCCGAGAGTGAAGTCTCCAAACTAATACATCAACATAGACCGCTGGTGTTGCAGGCAGGTAAGCAGACATCCCCTAATGTGTTTTATATCGGCTTGACCCAAAACGAAAGCGACACAGCTTACAGCATCAATTCTCCTCAAACTTGGCAGAGGTAA
- a CDS encoding TorF family putative porin yields the protein MNKIILTSCALAIACTLSQPLAAEESQFAASGVLMGLSNYLWRGQTISDDKPTLQGDLMVEHESGFYLGTSFETYRYEDEGNILKDYEIDYYGGYYQMINEDLGLGFNAMKYTYGAGGYTVEYTASLDYKAFNLMVSYDQDVEAWYTEINYGFDLFNESQLVAHAGLFTDAENYEYLNKGKVADTIYDLGLRYRYPLLSQLDLMLEASYQEFEHDHYMIGLGYNF from the coding sequence ATGAATAAGATAATACTCACCTCATGCGCTTTAGCTATCGCCTGCACCCTAAGCCAACCGCTGGCAGCAGAAGAAAGTCAATTCGCCGCATCGGGCGTACTCATGGGACTAAGTAATTACCTGTGGCGCGGCCAGACCATCAGTGACGACAAGCCCACACTGCAGGGCGATCTTATGGTGGAACATGAAAGTGGCTTCTATCTGGGCACTTCCTTCGAGACCTATCGATATGAAGATGAAGGTAACATTTTAAAGGACTATGAAATCGACTATTACGGAGGCTACTACCAGATGATCAACGAAGATCTGGGCCTGGGCTTCAATGCGATGAAATATACCTATGGGGCGGGTGGCTACACAGTCGAATACACAGCCAGCCTCGACTATAAGGCATTTAACCTTATGGTAAGCTACGACCAAGACGTAGAAGCATGGTATACAGAGATCAACTACGGCTTCGACCTGTTTAACGAGAGTCAATTAGTTGCCCACGCAGGCCTGTTCACCGATGCGGAAAACTATGAATATCTTAACAAGGGTAAGGTAGCCGACACCATTTATGATTTGGGGCTGCGCTATCGCTACCCACTCTTATCTCAGCTCGATCTGATGTTAGAGGCCAGCTATCAGGAGTTCGAGCACGATCACTATATGATTGGTCTAGGTTATAACTTTTAA
- a CDS encoding DUF3149 domain-containing protein, which yields MAFWLDLMFGNPIGLMSMIVIFTTIGIMSYLMWLFISKSKPE from the coding sequence ATGGCATTTTGGTTAGATTTAATGTTTGGTAACCCCATTGGTTTAATGTCTATGATCGTTATTTTCACAACCATCGGAATAATGTCATATCTCATGTGGCTGTTTATATCGAAATCAAAACCAGAATAG
- a CDS encoding superinfection exclusion B family protein translates to MDKLNLTLFKHAAPKQMVFNLMLWLTLVSSALLFAPVSLLGALKLDSVVNQYAHFIGLGLIIGAAYLLMKIANYFLDEAIHYLRSKRTVETIENKVLLLDPIERALLREFFLQGEAVLTLPENEAAVKSLLETNILEYLGNKKHYAIHGPTADYKISMAARRYLNRQVLRLPPGEPNQEQMQLLIKARPHFIHSVVPSRKHAA, encoded by the coding sequence ATGGACAAGCTGAATCTGACTCTGTTTAAACATGCAGCGCCAAAACAAATGGTTTTTAATCTTATGTTGTGGCTTACATTGGTTAGCTCCGCATTACTTTTCGCACCAGTTTCGCTGCTTGGGGCGCTAAAGTTAGATAGTGTAGTTAATCAATATGCCCACTTTATCGGACTTGGACTGATTATAGGCGCAGCATATTTATTGATGAAAATTGCTAACTACTTTCTTGATGAAGCGATTCATTACTTACGGAGTAAGCGCACCGTCGAGACGATAGAGAACAAAGTACTATTGCTCGATCCAATCGAGAGAGCCTTGCTGCGCGAGTTTTTCTTGCAAGGGGAAGCCGTATTAACTTTGCCTGAAAATGAAGCTGCGGTGAAAAGCTTACTTGAAACTAATATCTTGGAATATCTAGGTAACAAGAAGCATTATGCTATCCACGGACCGACGGCTGACTATAAAATTTCTATGGCGGCAAGACGCTACCTAAATCGACAAGTGCTGCGTTTACCACCAGGTGAGCCTAACCAAGAACAGATGCAGTTATTGATTAAGGCTAGGCCTCACTTTATTCATAGTGTGGTTCCGAGCCGCAAGCACGCTGCATGA
- a CDS encoding sensor histidine kinase, translating to MPNMTKQLLKSPIGRKLTLSIILFSSLITLLTTGYQLVNDYRSDVNRISNQFESIEKVNLDVMAASIWVIDERLINTQINGLIQLPDITYIAIYDDSGQQWQAGIATPKNTIEKSFPLTYVSGEQNINVGTLTVQADLSVVYEKLLDRAIIILLSNAVKTFIVAGFILFLVWFLVTRHLHKLSEYSQNIDLDSDFEPLVFVKNSHKNDEFWLVAEAINQMQRQLRTSFDDIKRSKIELQEALEDRERLLELERSYKDELARQVKERTAELEQSLLVLKRAQEVLVEQEKMAALGGLVSGVAHEINTPIGICLTAASTQLTHIEELIKLIHSENATLEEINSILVEYQQSCELIINNISRASSLIQKFKTIAAEQSQEEKRCINVQQGLIEHHESMKFIYGTQLVNVDYHLDPNLTIWTNLSLFKQIITNLFSNAYAHGFKNRTNGRLRIDANVDNQLLTIRIQDDGEGISPEAASHIFEPFYTTTRSQGGTGLGLSAAFNAATLLNGTMRYQPECELGGACFEVSFPVEVVEVDSPEFVSANSL from the coding sequence ATGCCAAATATGACAAAGCAACTACTCAAAAGCCCGATAGGCAGAAAGCTCACTCTGTCTATTATCCTTTTTAGTTCGTTAATCACCTTACTAACGACAGGTTATCAACTGGTCAATGACTATCGCAGCGACGTCAATAGAATTTCAAATCAATTCGAGAGCATTGAAAAAGTGAACCTCGACGTCATGGCCGCAAGCATCTGGGTTATTGACGAACGCCTTATTAACACCCAAATCAATGGTTTGATTCAATTGCCCGATATTACTTATATCGCTATTTATGATGATAGCGGTCAGCAATGGCAAGCGGGGATAGCAACACCGAAAAACACCATCGAAAAATCTTTTCCACTAACCTACGTCTCGGGCGAGCAGAATATCAATGTCGGCACACTCACGGTACAAGCCGATTTGAGTGTGGTATATGAGAAGCTACTCGATCGGGCGATCATTATTCTACTATCCAACGCAGTTAAGACCTTCATTGTTGCAGGTTTCATTTTGTTTTTAGTGTGGTTTTTGGTTACTCGTCATCTTCACAAACTCAGTGAGTATAGCCAAAACATAGATTTAGACAGTGATTTTGAACCCTTGGTTTTCGTCAAAAATAGCCATAAAAATGATGAATTTTGGTTAGTGGCTGAAGCCATTAACCAAATGCAACGACAGCTTAGAACATCTTTTGACGATATAAAGAGGTCAAAAATTGAACTTCAAGAAGCCCTTGAAGACAGAGAAAGACTACTCGAACTTGAGCGAAGCTATAAAGATGAACTCGCACGACAAGTCAAAGAGAGAACCGCCGAACTAGAGCAGTCGCTATTGGTATTAAAGCGGGCACAGGAAGTATTAGTCGAGCAGGAGAAAATGGCGGCCTTAGGAGGGTTAGTTTCTGGAGTGGCCCATGAGATCAATACCCCAATAGGTATCTGTCTTACTGCGGCAAGCACTCAACTGACCCATATCGAAGAGTTGATTAAGTTAATTCACAGTGAGAATGCCACACTCGAAGAGATCAATAGCATCTTAGTGGAATACCAACAGAGCTGTGAATTGATCATCAATAATATCTCTCGTGCCAGCAGTTTAATTCAAAAATTTAAAACCATTGCCGCAGAGCAAAGCCAGGAAGAGAAGCGCTGCATCAACGTGCAACAAGGACTGATAGAGCATCATGAATCAATGAAATTTATCTATGGTACTCAACTTGTTAACGTCGACTATCATCTTGATCCCAACTTAACTATCTGGACTAACCTAAGCCTGTTTAAGCAGATCATTACCAACCTGTTTTCAAATGCCTATGCCCATGGCTTCAAAAATAGAACCAATGGCAGACTACGCATAGATGCCAATGTTGATAACCAGCTTCTTACCATAAGAATTCAGGATGATGGTGAAGGAATAAGCCCTGAGGCTGCCTCCCATATATTTGAGCCATTTTATACCACGACCCGTTCACAGGGTGGCACAGGGCTTGGGTTATCGGCAGCATTCAACGCGGCTACTTTGTTGAATGGAACAATGCGTTATCAGCCAGAATGTGAACTGGGCGGCGCTTGTTTCGAAGTCAGCTTTCCCGTCGAAGTCGTTGAAGTTGACTCTCCAGAGTTCGTCTCAGCCAATAGCCTTTAA